In the Harmonia axyridis chromosome 3, icHarAxyr1.1, whole genome shotgun sequence genome, one interval contains:
- the LOC123675136 gene encoding uncharacterized protein LOC123675136 isoform X1: MGCREFKKRIMNPHFESSSPTLGGGVSSAPPTYDEAVGNIPPGPKDNYIPNADKAEEEKERKALPAPVTSQPQPQLQTYNFEQPVSTPSSSNDCAVCCLWCDGEDIADICYCIICCCRHNTNHDVGCCNCNICGDSPEGCCECGDCDCGDCDCGACDCGNCDCGNCDCGDCTIL, from the exons ATGGGTTGTCGTGAATTTAAAAAGAGG ATAATGAACCCACATTTTGAATCATCATCTCCCACTCTAGGAGGCGGTGTATCATCTGCTCCTCCTACCTATG ATGAAGCTGTGGGTAACATACCACCTGGACCAAAGGATAATTATATTCCGAATGCAGACAAAGCAGAAGAGGAAAAAGAGAGAAAAG CTCTTCCAGCTCCGGTCACCTCTCAACCACAGCCACAATTACAAACATACAACTTTGAACAACCAGTTAGTACGCCTTCCTCTTCAAATGACTGTGCTGTCTGCTGCTTGTGGTGCGATGGAGAGGATATAGCAGATATTTGCTATTGTATAATCTGCTGTTGCAGGCATAACACTAACCATGACGTCGGCTGTTGTAATTGTAACATCTGTGGTGATAGTCCTGAAGGTTGTTGTGAGTGTGGTGACTGTGATTGTGGGGATTGTGATTGTGGAGCTTGTGATTGTGGAAATTGTGATTGCGGAAATTGTGATTGTGGAGATTGTACGATTCTCTAA
- the LOC123675136 gene encoding uncharacterized protein LOC123675136 isoform X3, with the protein MNPHFESSSPTLGGGVSSAPPTYDEAVGNIPPGPKDNYIPNADKAEEEKERKALPAPVTSQPQPQLQTYNFEQPVSTPSSSNDCAVCCLWCDGEDIADICYCIICCCRHNTNHDVGCCNCNICGDSPEGCCECGDCDCGDCDCGACDCGNCDCGNCDCGDCTIL; encoded by the exons ATGAACCCACATTTTGAATCATCATCTCCCACTCTAGGAGGCGGTGTATCATCTGCTCCTCCTACCTATG ATGAAGCTGTGGGTAACATACCACCTGGACCAAAGGATAATTATATTCCGAATGCAGACAAAGCAGAAGAGGAAAAAGAGAGAAAAG CTCTTCCAGCTCCGGTCACCTCTCAACCACAGCCACAATTACAAACATACAACTTTGAACAACCAGTTAGTACGCCTTCCTCTTCAAATGACTGTGCTGTCTGCTGCTTGTGGTGCGATGGAGAGGATATAGCAGATATTTGCTATTGTATAATCTGCTGTTGCAGGCATAACACTAACCATGACGTCGGCTGTTGTAATTGTAACATCTGTGGTGATAGTCCTGAAGGTTGTTGTGAGTGTGGTGACTGTGATTGTGGGGATTGTGATTGTGGAGCTTGTGATTGTGGAAATTGTGATTGCGGAAATTGTGATTGTGGAGATTGTACGATTCTCTAA
- the LOC123675131 gene encoding vacuolar protein sorting-associated protein 26B-like — MSFFGFGQSAEIEIYLDGQETRKTAEVKTDDNKKERLLLYYDGETVSGKVNISLKKPGSKLEHQGIKIEFIGQIEMFYDRGNHHEFISLVKELARPGEMIANTSYPFEFSCVEKPFEVYTGANVRLRYFLKVTIIRRLADLVKELDIAVHTLSSYTEMNSSIKMEVGIEDCLHIEFEYNKSKYHLKDVIVGKIYFLLVRIKIKHMEIAIIKKETTGQGPNTFTENETIAKYEIMDGAPVRGESIPIRVFLAGYDLTPTMRDINKKFSVKYFLNLVLMDTEDRRYFKQQEITLWRKGDKIRKNNAHSPSIMAGTQNLQNTAMAHQKSLENSGNNDIINDEDESPEDVVPAVKEDFMRAPNSESNDKLSNRDPFDDKTSPEEIEEKQIQNMTREAGDGENDNSNNIAE; from the exons atg AGTTTTTTTGGATTTGGGCAATCTGCGgagattgaaatatatttagatGGCCAAGAAACTCGAAAGACTGCTGAAGTCAAAACAGATGATAATAAAAAGGAAAGACTTTTATTGTATTATGATGGAGAGACAGTTTCAGGAAAG GTGAACATCAGCTTGAAAAAACCTGGTAGCAAGCTAGAGCACCAGGGTATTAAAATAGAATTTATAGGTCaaattgaaatgttttatgATAGAGGTAACCATCATGAATTTATATCCCTGGTGAAAGAATTGGCTCGACCAGGTGAAATGATTGCAAACACGAGCTATCCTTTTGAATTTAGCTGTGTAGAGAAGCCTTTCGAAGTGTACACAG GGGCTAATGTCCGATTACGCTATTTCCTCAAGGTGACCATAATTCGTAGGCTTGCCGACTTAGTTAAGGAATTGGATATAGCTGTTCATACTTTGTCCAGTTATACAGAAATGAACAGCTCCATCAAGATGGAAGTTGGTATAGAAGATTGCCTGCacattgaatttgaatataataaatCAAA ATACCATCTGAAAGACGTCATTGTAGGCAAAATCTACTTCCTCTTAGTTCGGATAAAAATTAAGCACATGGAAATAGCTATAATCAAGAAAGAAACTACAGGACAGGGGCCTAACACTTTCACAGAAAACGAGACAATAGCTAAATACGAGATTATGGATGGAGCACCAGTTAGAG GAGAAAGCATCCCTATCAGGGTCTTCTTGGCTGGATATGATCTAACCCCCACCATGAGggacataaataaaaaattttcagtcaAATATTTCCTAAATCTTGTTCTTATGGATACTGAAGATAGAAGATACTTTAAGCAACAGGAAATCACTTTGTGGAGGAAAG GTGACAAAATACGTAAGAACAATGCTCATAGTCCATCCATCATGGCTGGTACTCAAAACTTGCAGAACACAGCTATGGCACACCAGAAGTCATTGGAAAACAGTGGAAATAATGACATAATCAACGATGAAGATGAATCTCCTGAAGATGTTGTGCCTGCAGTGAAG GAAGATTTTATGAGAGCTCCGAATTCTGAATCGAATGATAAATTGAGTAATAGAGATCCATTCGATGATAAGACATCACCAGAAGAAATTGAGGAAAAACAGATTCAAAATATGACCAGAGAAGCAGGCGATGGAGAAAACGATAACAGCAATAATATTGCAGAGTGA
- the LOC123675136 gene encoding uncharacterized protein LOC123675136 isoform X2 — translation MCIMNPHFESSSPTLGGGVSSAPPTYDEAVGNIPPGPKDNYIPNADKAEEEKERKALPAPVTSQPQPQLQTYNFEQPVSTPSSSNDCAVCCLWCDGEDIADICYCIICCCRHNTNHDVGCCNCNICGDSPEGCCECGDCDCGDCDCGACDCGNCDCGNCDCGDCTIL, via the exons ATGTGT ATAATGAACCCACATTTTGAATCATCATCTCCCACTCTAGGAGGCGGTGTATCATCTGCTCCTCCTACCTATG ATGAAGCTGTGGGTAACATACCACCTGGACCAAAGGATAATTATATTCCGAATGCAGACAAAGCAGAAGAGGAAAAAGAGAGAAAAG CTCTTCCAGCTCCGGTCACCTCTCAACCACAGCCACAATTACAAACATACAACTTTGAACAACCAGTTAGTACGCCTTCCTCTTCAAATGACTGTGCTGTCTGCTGCTTGTGGTGCGATGGAGAGGATATAGCAGATATTTGCTATTGTATAATCTGCTGTTGCAGGCATAACACTAACCATGACGTCGGCTGTTGTAATTGTAACATCTGTGGTGATAGTCCTGAAGGTTGTTGTGAGTGTGGTGACTGTGATTGTGGGGATTGTGATTGTGGAGCTTGTGATTGTGGAAATTGTGATTGCGGAAATTGTGATTGTGGAGATTGTACGATTCTCTAA
- the LOC123675129 gene encoding mitochondrial-processing peptidase subunit beta isoform X1 → MSSILKLSNSVAKLSKNSGILKASKSLRNASTVLKNDIPVLNVPPTTCTTLTSGVRVATEDWGSQTATVGIWIDAGSRYENSKNNGVAHFMEHMAFKGTGKRTQGQLEIEIEDMGAQLNAYTSREQTVYYSRCLAKDVPRAIEILADIVQNAKLGEQEIERERGVILREMQEVESNLQEVVFDHLHTTAYQGTPLANTILGPTENIKRINATDLRSYLNSHYSPGRMVVAGAGGVNHDELCKLVETHITGTGGPVSEIPSLAPCRFTGSEIRVRDDSLPLAHVAIAVEGVGWTDPDLLTLMVASTLLGAWDRSQASAKQNATTLARASAEGDLCHSYQSFNTCYKVRTTFLNILDIFIIFAFNFQDTGLWGVYFVSDHLKLEDMLFNIQQEFVRLCTHITEGEVERAKALLTANTLLQLDTSTSVCEDIGRQFLCYGRRIPPHELTHRINSITAQNVRDVCFKYIYDRCPAVAAVGPVENLPDYNRIRSSMYWLRV, encoded by the exons ATGTCGTCCATTCTCAAATTGTCTAATTCTGTTGCTAAATTATCTAAAAATTCAGGTATATTGAAG gcCTCTAAAAGTTTGAGAAATGCATCTACCGTCTTGAAAAATGATATTCCTGTCTTGAATGTACCACCAACTACTTGTACAACTCTCACTTCTG GCGTTCGTGTGGCTACTGAAGATTGGGGTTCTCAGACAGCCACAGTTGGTATATGGATAGATGCTGGTAGTCGGTATGAAAACTCTAAAAATAATGGAGTTGCACATTTCATGGAGCATATGGCATTTAAG GGGACTGGCAAAAGGACACAAGGTCAGTTAGAAATCGAAATAGAAGATATGGGTGCTCAGTTGAATGCCTATACAAGTAGAGAACAGACTGTTTACTATTCAAGATGTTTGGCCAAAGATGTTCCAAGAGCAATTGAGATATTAGCTGACATTGTACAAAATGCAAAACTAGGTGAACAAGAAATTGAACGAGAGAGGGGTGTAATCCTTAGGGAGATGCAAGAGGTGGAATCAAACTTACAGGAAGTTGTTTTTGACCACCTTCACACAACGGCTTACCAAGGTACTCCTCTAGCCAACACAATTTTGGGACcaaccgaaaatatcaagagAATCAATGCTACTGATTTGAGGAGCTACTTAAACAGTCATTATAGTCCTGGCAGGATGGTTGTTGCTGGAGCTGGAGGTGTGAACCATGATGAATTGTGCAAATTAGTTGAAACTCATATTACTG GAACTGGAGGACCTGTCTCTGAAATACCTTCCCTAGCCCCATGTCGATTCACAGGCTCAGAAATAAGAGTGAGAGATGATTCTCTACCTCTGGCCCACGTAGCCATCGCAGTTGAAGGGGTAGGTTGGACTGACCCAGACCTGTTAACTTTGATGGTGGCGTCCACCCTTTTAGGGGCTTGGGATAGGTCACAGGCTTCAGCAAAACAAAATGCAACCACTTTGGCTAGAGCTAGTGCAGAAGGTGATCTTTGTCATTCATACCAGAGTTTCAACACATGctacaaggtaagaacaacttttttaaacatattagacatattcattatttttgcttttaattttcaggatacTGGTCTCTGGGGTGTCTATTTTGTTTCTGATCATTTGAAACTTGAAGATATGTTATTTAACATTCAACAAGAGTTTGTAAGGTTATGCACACATATTACCGAAGGAGAAGTTGAAAGAGCAAAGGCCTTATTGACTGCTAACACTCTGTTACAATTGGATACTTCGACTTCTGTCTGTGAAGATATTG gtCGCCAATTCTTGTGTTATGGAAGAAGGATCCCACCTCATGAATTGACTCACAGAATCAACTCTATAACTGCACAAAATGTTCGGGATGTGTGCTTCAAATATATTTACGACAGGTGTCCTGCTGTGGCAGCTGTAGGACCTGTTGAAAATCTACCTGACTACAATAGGATTCGTAGCTCCATGTACTGGCTTCGTgtataa
- the LOC123675130 gene encoding zinc finger protein 436-like has product MTRKDHLILLCRLCLEKDNVDIPIYCETDEEMKQVHKKISTCLAVTISKKDNLPKKICVNCAKKLDSFYQFWKDSIEVEKQLTAWVNNEKPDVISINNKKPKQRNMDESSINNYKTLDVSIVKEESVDTDDETLFSRLKNSGCDISYSADNLGVNKTKLCSPEPNRNRHGAMKQIIQNMKQFDDDSITDKESDESDADDNIISTEHYSPSEEGKPTTSTTEGFPTSFTMPTTSSDHLVPIVQLSEGTWLHNEDITSPFAAQIHDTLKKLGYKNPFVYPKLKHKKKQFKQLESINNSKWQCMICSEVKKNKAELIEHYEVHKSETETIKGNKIIGDYFMCPVCLTDFTSLISYEKHVELNHGEKQYNCESCHRAFKNLFSLSVHNNKRHSLDKVYRCAACDFEDDELKELRIHVRSSHEDNVKYRCEICSKGFSSFSWYQEHKNFHTGAMPFECEVCSKSFPYTRYLIAHKKNMHPEMFSSVPINHECEICQKKFAHKKSLVLHLRGHTGESAVLCDMCGKSLSSSEHLKQHLRIHTGYKPHCCSVCGKGFAKKCNLTLHERVHSGEKPHICNICNKGFSQRSTLVIHGRYHSGERPYRCQLCQKGFVAKGLLGVHMKTCGGIPE; this is encoded by the exons ATGACTCGTAAGGATCATTTAATTCTGCTTTGCCGTTTATGTTTGGAAAAAGATAATgttgatattccaatttattgTGAGACTGATGAGGAAATGAAGCAAGTTCATAAGAAAATCAGCACCTGTTTGGCAGTAACTATATCGAAAAAGGATAATCTACCAAAGAAAATATGTGTCAATTGTGCTAAAAAACTGGATTCATTTTACCAATTTTGGAAAGATAGCATTGAAGTTGAAAAGCAATTAACTGCATGGGTTAATAATGAAAAACCTgatgtaatttcaataaataataaaaagccCAAGCAGAGAAACATGGATGAATCTTCTATCAATAATTATAAGACGTTGGATGTTTCGATTGTTAAAGAAGAGAGTGTTGATACTGATGATGAAACATTATTTAGTAGATTGAAGAATTCAGGATGTGATATTTCTTACTCAGCAGATAATTTG ggagtcaacaaaacaaaattgtGTTCACCCGAGCCTAACAGAAATAGACATGGAGCAATGAagcaaataattcaaaatatgaaGCAATTTGATGATGATTCCATAACGGACAAAGAATCTGATGAAAGTGATGCAGATGACAACATAATTTCAACAGAGCATTACAGCCCAAGTGAAGAAGGCAAACCGACTACTTCAACAACAGAAGGCTTTCCAACCTCTTTCACCATGCCTACCACGAGTTCTGATCACTTAGTTCCCATCGTTCAGTTGTCTGAAGGTACTTGGTTGCACAACGAAGATATAACAAGTCCTTTTGCAGCACAGATACACGATACTTTAAAAAAATTAGGTTACAAAAATCCTTTTGTCTATCCTAAACTTAAACACAAAAAAAAGCAATTCAAACAGTTGGAATCTATTAATAATTCAAAGTGGCAATGTATGATTTGCTCGGAAGTCAAGAAAAACAAAGCGGAACTAATTGAACACTATGAAGTACACAAAAGTGAAACTGAAACTATTAAGGGCAATAAAATAATAGGGGATTACTTTATGTGCCCTGTATGCTTAACTGATTTCACCTCTCTGATTAGTTATGAGAAGCATGTAGAGCTGAACCATGGTGAAAAACAATACAACTGTGAAAGTTGTCATAGAGCCTTTAAAAATCTGTTCTCTTTGAGTGTGCACAATAATAAGAGACATAGTTTGGATAAGGTTTACAGATGTGCAGCTTGTGATTTTGAAGATGATGAACTTAAGGAGTTGAGGATTCACGTACGGTCTTCACATGAAGACAATGTTAAGTACAGATGTGAAATTTGTAGCAAAGGTTTCAGCTCTTTCTCTTGGTACCAAGAGCATAAAAATTTTCACACTGGTGCCATGCCTTTTGAGTGTGAGGTGTGCTCAAAGAGCTTTCCATACACAAGGTATTTGATTGCCCACAAGAAAAACATGCATCCTGAGATGTTTTCCAGTGTACCAATTAACCATGAATGCGAGATATGCCAAAAgaaatttgctcataaaaaaagTTTGGTGCTACACCTTAGAGGCCATACTGGAGAAAGTGCAGTTCTTTGTGACATGTGTGGGAAATCTCTTTCAAGTTCTGAACATCTTAAACAACACTTAAGGATCCATACCGGTTACAAGCCTCATTGTTGTTCAGTTTGTGGTAAGGGTTTTGCTAAAAAGTGTAATTTAACTTTACATGAGAGGGTGCATAGTGGGGAGAAGCCACACATCTGCAATATTTGTAATAAAGGGTTTTCACAGCGGTCTACACTTGTGATACATGGACGGTACCATTCTGGTGAGAGGCCATATCGTTGTCAGCTCTGTCAAAAGGGTTTTGTTGCTAAGGGTCTCTTAGGGGTTCATATGAAGACATGTGGTGGTATTCCTGAATAG
- the LOC123675129 gene encoding mitochondrial-processing peptidase subunit beta isoform X2 — translation MSSILKLSNSVAKLSKNSGILKASKSLRNASTVLKNDIPVLNVPPTTCTTLTSGVRVATEDWGSQTATVGIWIDAGSRYENSKNNGVAHFMEHMAFKGTGKRTQGQLEIEIEDMGAQLNAYTSREQTVYYSRCLAKDVPRAIEILADIVQNAKLGEQEIERERGVILREMQEVESNLQEVVFDHLHTTAYQGTPLANTILGPTENIKRINATDLRSYLNSHYSPGRMVVAGAGGVNHDELCKLVETHITGTGGPVSEIPSLAPCRFTGSEIRVRDDSLPLAHVAIAVEGVGWTDPDLLTLMVASTLLGAWDRSQASAKQNATTLARASAEGDLCHSYQSFNTCYKDTGLWGVYFVSDHLKLEDMLFNIQQEFVRLCTHITEGEVERAKALLTANTLLQLDTSTSVCEDIGRQFLCYGRRIPPHELTHRINSITAQNVRDVCFKYIYDRCPAVAAVGPVENLPDYNRIRSSMYWLRV, via the exons ATGTCGTCCATTCTCAAATTGTCTAATTCTGTTGCTAAATTATCTAAAAATTCAGGTATATTGAAG gcCTCTAAAAGTTTGAGAAATGCATCTACCGTCTTGAAAAATGATATTCCTGTCTTGAATGTACCACCAACTACTTGTACAACTCTCACTTCTG GCGTTCGTGTGGCTACTGAAGATTGGGGTTCTCAGACAGCCACAGTTGGTATATGGATAGATGCTGGTAGTCGGTATGAAAACTCTAAAAATAATGGAGTTGCACATTTCATGGAGCATATGGCATTTAAG GGGACTGGCAAAAGGACACAAGGTCAGTTAGAAATCGAAATAGAAGATATGGGTGCTCAGTTGAATGCCTATACAAGTAGAGAACAGACTGTTTACTATTCAAGATGTTTGGCCAAAGATGTTCCAAGAGCAATTGAGATATTAGCTGACATTGTACAAAATGCAAAACTAGGTGAACAAGAAATTGAACGAGAGAGGGGTGTAATCCTTAGGGAGATGCAAGAGGTGGAATCAAACTTACAGGAAGTTGTTTTTGACCACCTTCACACAACGGCTTACCAAGGTACTCCTCTAGCCAACACAATTTTGGGACcaaccgaaaatatcaagagAATCAATGCTACTGATTTGAGGAGCTACTTAAACAGTCATTATAGTCCTGGCAGGATGGTTGTTGCTGGAGCTGGAGGTGTGAACCATGATGAATTGTGCAAATTAGTTGAAACTCATATTACTG GAACTGGAGGACCTGTCTCTGAAATACCTTCCCTAGCCCCATGTCGATTCACAGGCTCAGAAATAAGAGTGAGAGATGATTCTCTACCTCTGGCCCACGTAGCCATCGCAGTTGAAGGGGTAGGTTGGACTGACCCAGACCTGTTAACTTTGATGGTGGCGTCCACCCTTTTAGGGGCTTGGGATAGGTCACAGGCTTCAGCAAAACAAAATGCAACCACTTTGGCTAGAGCTAGTGCAGAAGGTGATCTTTGTCATTCATACCAGAGTTTCAACACATGctacaag gatacTGGTCTCTGGGGTGTCTATTTTGTTTCTGATCATTTGAAACTTGAAGATATGTTATTTAACATTCAACAAGAGTTTGTAAGGTTATGCACACATATTACCGAAGGAGAAGTTGAAAGAGCAAAGGCCTTATTGACTGCTAACACTCTGTTACAATTGGATACTTCGACTTCTGTCTGTGAAGATATTG gtCGCCAATTCTTGTGTTATGGAAGAAGGATCCCACCTCATGAATTGACTCACAGAATCAACTCTATAACTGCACAAAATGTTCGGGATGTGTGCTTCAAATATATTTACGACAGGTGTCCTGCTGTGGCAGCTGTAGGACCTGTTGAAAATCTACCTGACTACAATAGGATTCGTAGCTCCATGTACTGGCTTCGTgtataa
- the LOC123675133 gene encoding delta-aminolevulinic acid dehydratase, giving the protein MENTGYPANKHILHSSIFNKTLRGWQGGNCDITQKNLMYPIFIVDDENAVQPIQSMPGISRYGLNKLRDHLIPLIEKGLQSVLLFGVINNVPKDECGSHASTEKNPVIKAVSKLKTWFPSLTIACDVCLCAYTSHGHCGVLDKNGFIKNDDSIKRLAEVALAYAEAGADIVAPSDMMDGRIGAIKQALRDKNLVNRVSVLSYTAKFASNLYGPFRDASKSAPAFGDRKCYQLPSESTGLALRAAARDVEEGADMLMVKPVLIYMDIVKEIKNKFPEYPMFVYQVSGEFAMIHHAAKAGAIDLRLALSEVLTSLRRSGADVIITYFTPQILDWIHGSSKM; this is encoded by the exons ATGGAAAATACGGGATATCCAGCCAATAAGCATATTTTACATAGTAGCATCTTCAATAAGACTTTGAGAGGTTGGCAAGGAGGTAACTGCGATATAACACAAAAAAATCTCATGTATCCTATATTCATTGT AGACGATGAAAATGCTGTGCAACCCATTCAAAGCATGCCAGGTATTTCAAGGTATGGTCTCAATAAACTAAGAGATCATTTAATACCCCTAATAGAGAAAGGTTTGCAATCTGTCCTCCTTTTCGGAGTTATAAATAATGTTCCGAAA GATGAGTGTGGTTCTCATGCCAGTACAGAAAAGAACCCTGTGATAAAAGCAGTTTCAAAATTGAAGACATGGTTTCCTTCTCTAACAATCGCTTGTGATGTGTGTTTATGTGCTTATACTTCACATGGTCATTGTGGAGTCCTTGACAAGAATggttttattaaaaatgatGACAGCATAAAGAGACTAGCTGAAGTAGCTTTAGCATATGCTGAAGCTG GAGCTGATATTGTGGCTCCATCTGATATGATGGATGGTAGAATTGGAGCCATAAAACAAGCCTTAAGAGATAAAAATTTAGTGAATAGAGTGTCTGTTTTATCGTACACAGCCAAATTTGCATCAAATCTTTATGGACCTTTTAGAGATGCTAGCAAATCAGCTCCAGCTTTTG GTGATAGAAAATGTTACCAATTGCCTTCGGAAAGTACTGGTTTAGCGTTAAGAGCAGCTGCTCGAGATGTAGAAGAAGGTGCTGACATGTTAATGGTGAAACCTGTCTTGATATATATGGACATTGTGAAAgagattaaaaataaatttcctgAATATCCAATGTTTGTTTATCAAGTATCTGGTGAGTTTGCTATGATACATCATGCAGCCAAGGCTGGAGCCATTGATTTGAGGCTTGCTTTAAGTGAGGTCTTGACTTCTTTGAGACGATCAG GTGCTGATGTTATAATAACTTATTTCACACCCCAAATACTGGATTGGATCCATGGGAGCAGTAAGATGTAA